A DNA window from Propionispora vibrioides contains the following coding sequences:
- the rlmN gene encoding 23S rRNA (adenine(2503)-C(2))-methyltransferase RlmN, whose protein sequence is MKVALLGLFVQEIAAVIKPFGLPAYRASQLVNWIYKQHVTDFSAMINLPKSMRTLLAEHFTVREYELQTVWQSGDGKTSKYLLRFPDQSAVETVLMRQSYGNSVCVSTQVGCAMGCIFCASTLQGMTRNLTCGEIMAQVLHIESLLAQEGQKVDSIVIMGMGEPLANYENVVKFIRLCHEEYGLHLSYRSITLSTSGLVPEIERLAQEGLPITLSISLHAANDTSRSTLMPVNKRYPIAGLLAAGDRYAAQTGRRVTYEYTLIAERNDRVSDAKELAKLLRGRLANVNLIPVNPVPERGLLRPGAEAIKRFEQTLLAHNINVTVRREMGADIQAACGQLRKKHLENH, encoded by the coding sequence GTGAAAGTGGCCTTACTGGGGCTGTTTGTTCAGGAAATTGCTGCTGTCATTAAGCCTTTTGGTTTGCCGGCCTATCGTGCCTCGCAGCTTGTCAACTGGATATATAAGCAGCATGTAACCGATTTTTCTGCCATGATCAATCTGCCTAAGTCCATGCGAACCTTACTGGCGGAGCACTTTACCGTAAGGGAATATGAATTGCAGACGGTCTGGCAGTCGGGTGATGGGAAGACAAGTAAGTATTTGCTCCGTTTTCCCGATCAGTCTGCTGTGGAAACAGTACTTATGCGTCAGTCCTATGGCAATAGTGTGTGTGTGTCTACCCAGGTTGGCTGCGCCATGGGCTGTATTTTTTGTGCTTCTACCTTGCAGGGAATGACCAGAAACTTAACTTGCGGTGAAATCATGGCGCAGGTTTTGCATATCGAGTCTCTTCTTGCGCAGGAGGGACAGAAAGTAGACAGCATTGTTATTATGGGAATGGGCGAGCCGTTGGCTAATTACGAAAATGTGGTCAAGTTTATTCGCCTATGTCATGAGGAGTATGGGCTACATTTGAGTTATCGCAGCATTACGCTTTCCACCTCGGGCCTGGTGCCGGAAATAGAGCGGTTGGCGCAAGAAGGGTTGCCAATTACTCTGTCGATTTCGTTACATGCTGCGAATGATACGAGCCGTTCGACACTTATGCCTGTGAATAAACGATATCCTATCGCTGGTCTGCTGGCTGCGGGAGATCGTTATGCTGCGCAGACAGGAAGACGGGTCACCTATGAGTACACTTTGATTGCAGAGCGTAACGACCGCGTTAGTGATGCTAAGGAGCTGGCGAAGCTGCTCCGGGGACGGTTGGCCAATGTTAATTTGATTCCGGTCAACCCGGTACCGGAAAGAGGGCTCTTGCGGCCAGGGGCGGAGGCAATCAAAAGGTTTGAACAAACGCTGCTTGCCCATAACATCAATGTTACTGTTCGCCGGGAAATGGGGGCGGATATTCAGGCGGCTTGCGGACAGCTTAGAAAAAAGCATTTAGAGAACCACTGA
- the rsmB gene encoding 16S rRNA (cytosine(967)-C(5))-methyltransferase RsmB, giving the protein MNAREVALKIINTIDTNAAYANIALAKELGAQQLSDQDRRFVTELVYGTVKAGATLDWILEHYLSRSLKKVAPVIRNILRLGVYQLFFLSKVPDSAACNQAVELTKKYGHAGTVKFVNAVLRNAARNPEKVVYPAMQDDPVRSLALRYFHPDWIVKRWIERLGPEEAEALCRINNATPPLSLRTNTLKISRDKLLAVLAEEGVECEASQWTPEGILCYGFPALGSLQSLQQGLFQIQDESSMLVAHVVAPQAGEFILDVCSAPGGKSTHMAALMSNQGRIVAADVHEHKLALVEENAARLGIGMIETKVLDATKIGDLYAGQADRVLVDAPCSGLGVLRRKPDARWRKSPVMFRKLPELQLQILHSAACCVKAAGILVYSTCTTEPEENTQVVDAFLRSHPEFVLEKTGKYLPQPHGDQETVQLWPQRDQVDGFFIARMKRVR; this is encoded by the coding sequence TTGAATGCAAGAGAAGTCGCACTAAAAATTATCAATACGATTGATACCAATGCTGCGTATGCTAATATTGCTCTGGCAAAAGAACTGGGTGCGCAGCAACTTTCCGACCAGGACCGCCGCTTTGTGACCGAACTGGTTTACGGAACTGTGAAAGCGGGAGCCACACTGGACTGGATTCTTGAACATTATCTCAGCCGTTCCCTGAAGAAGGTAGCTCCTGTTATCCGTAATATTCTGCGTCTGGGCGTGTACCAGTTATTTTTCCTTTCCAAGGTTCCTGACTCGGCAGCCTGTAACCAGGCGGTGGAGTTAACTAAAAAATATGGTCATGCAGGCACTGTCAAGTTTGTTAATGCAGTCCTAAGAAATGCCGCGAGGAATCCTGAGAAAGTGGTGTATCCGGCTATGCAGGACGATCCGGTGCGCTCTCTGGCGTTGCGGTATTTTCATCCCGATTGGATTGTAAAACGTTGGATTGAACGTCTTGGCCCGGAGGAGGCTGAGGCGCTATGTCGAATTAACAATGCTACCCCGCCTTTGTCACTGCGGACAAATACATTGAAAATAAGCCGCGATAAACTGCTGGCTGTTCTGGCGGAAGAAGGGGTGGAATGTGAAGCTTCTCAGTGGACGCCGGAAGGGATTCTTTGCTATGGATTTCCTGCGCTCGGTTCACTGCAGTCCCTGCAACAGGGCTTGTTTCAGATCCAGGATGAAAGCTCCATGCTGGTAGCCCATGTAGTGGCACCGCAGGCCGGTGAGTTTATTTTGGATGTTTGCAGTGCACCGGGGGGGAAAAGTACCCATATGGCAGCACTGATGAGTAATCAGGGACGTATTGTAGCGGCGGATGTGCATGAGCACAAGCTGGCCCTGGTAGAGGAAAATGCAGCGCGGCTGGGTATTGGCATGATAGAAACCAAGGTGTTGGATGCCACAAAGATTGGAGACTTGTATGCCGGACAGGCCGACCGTGTATTGGTGGATGCTCCCTGTTCCGGACTGGGGGTTTTGCGCCGCAAACCTGATGCCAGATGGCGAAAAAGCCCGGTCATGTTCAGGAAATTGCCTGAACTGCAATTGCAGATATTGCATAGCGCCGCTTGTTGTGTGAAGGCGGCTGGGATATTGGTTTACAGTACCTGTACTACCGAACCGGAAGAAAATACGCAAGTCGTCGACGCCTTTTTGCGGAGCCATCCGGAATTTGTACTTGAAAAAACAGGAAAATATTTACCGCAGCCCCACGGCGATCAGGAAACCGTTCAGTTGTGGCCGCAGCGGGATCAGGTGGATGGATTTTTTATTGCACGAATGAAGAGAGTAAGGTAG
- a CDS encoding DUF116 domain-containing protein — MIGVIPRPKKRLFLALILASLLVAALSIYGLWMVSFPGLALISEHLPVILGGLLALAIFLVACGVGGIILAILGLPTLSIFQGYAWSAINLLFPVAIRIGKLLDFEKERVERSFIEVSNYLIKKKHIRVKPERLLILTPHCIQQESCPHKITRDVANCRSCGMCQVGDLLRLQEKYGVHVAVVTGGTLARKVIKTLRPQAVLAIACERDLTSGIQDVFPLPVIGILNQRPCGPCCNTRINVAEVEEALLSFIA, encoded by the coding sequence ATGATCGGGGTCATTCCTCGTCCTAAAAAACGTCTTTTTCTGGCGCTTATTCTTGCCAGCTTGCTAGTTGCCGCTTTATCTATTTATGGGTTATGGATGGTTAGTTTTCCGGGACTGGCTCTCATCAGTGAACATTTGCCCGTTATTCTCGGTGGCTTGCTGGCTCTTGCCATCTTCCTGGTTGCCTGTGGAGTAGGCGGCATTATTTTGGCTATTCTGGGCCTGCCGACGTTGTCCATTTTTCAGGGATACGCCTGGTCGGCGATCAATCTGTTGTTTCCTGTTGCCATTCGCATCGGGAAATTGCTGGATTTTGAAAAAGAGCGGGTGGAACGTTCCTTCATTGAAGTCAGCAATTATTTAATCAAGAAAAAACATATACGGGTCAAGCCGGAACGGCTGCTCATCCTTACGCCGCATTGTATTCAACAAGAGTCTTGCCCGCATAAGATAACCCGTGATGTAGCCAATTGCCGTTCCTGTGGTATGTGCCAGGTCGGTGATTTGCTCAGGCTGCAAGAAAAATATGGGGTTCATGTGGCTGTTGTTACCGGCGGGACGCTGGCGAGAAAAGTTATAAAAACTTTGCGTCCCCAGGCCGTGCTGGCAATCGCCTGTGAACGGGATCTGACAAGCGGAATTCAGGATGTGTTTCCGCTGCCGGTTATCGGGATTTTGAATCAGCGTCCCTGCGGACCCTGCTGCAATACGCGAATTAATGTGGCGGAAGTGGAAGAAGCGCTCCTCAGCTTTATCGCGTAA